A stretch of Spirochaetota bacterium DNA encodes these proteins:
- a CDS encoding DNA-directed RNA polymerase subunit omega encodes MKDFFEKLIDYDGNHYELAVAAAKRSAYIVNKNILSGTNTKPAVKALYDILTKEVEIIDTSKSSETDEEI; translated from the coding sequence ATGAAAGATTTTTTTGAGAAACTAATAGATTACGATGGAAACCATTATGAGCTAGCAGTTGCTGCTGCAAAAAGGTCGGCTTACATAGTAAATAAGAACATTTTATCTGGAACTAATACAAAACCTGCAGTCAAGGCATTATACGATATCCTTACCAAAGAAGTTGAAATAATAGATACTTCAAAATCATCTGAAACAGACGAAGAAATTTAG
- the tgt gene encoding tRNA guanosine(34) transglycosylase Tgt, producing MVYTNLQEFIMFFRVISNSSRSSARVGEIRIDSFVIPTPVFMPVGTQATVKTLSSEEVEELSDGIILCNTYHLYLRPGVEVIENAGGLHSFMNWRRGILTDSGGFQIFSLNELTKVSDEGVRFKSHIDGSYHFFTPDDVVKIQLIFGSNIIMQLDEPVKPETDYSYTKEATRRTMLWAKRSLETFRELKGKIVRKSIYKEDKNFEVMRDKNFLFGIVQGGFFKDLRRQSVEELTELELDGYAIGGLSVGEKKEVMYDILSYTSPLLPNNKPRYLMGVGTPEDIVMAVMNGVDMFDCVFPTRAGRRGLFFTSIGRINIRNKKYEEDFSSPDPNCDCYTCRNYTKAYIRHLIRSDEMLGYRLVTIHNLHYIKNLMKSIRESILNQTFEHLSKKVLEIYSKDDRIDS from the coding sequence ATGGTTTATACTAATCTTCAGGAGTTCATAATGTTCTTCAGAGTTATTTCTAATTCATCAAGAAGTAGCGCTAGGGTTGGTGAGATTAGGATTGATAGTTTTGTGATACCTACGCCTGTTTTCATGCCTGTTGGAACACAGGCGACGGTCAAAACTCTATCTTCTGAAGAGGTTGAAGAGTTAAGTGATGGAATAATACTTTGCAATACTTACCATCTCTACTTAAGACCTGGGGTTGAGGTCATTGAAAATGCAGGTGGTTTACATTCGTTTATGAACTGGAGAAGGGGTATTTTAACAGATAGTGGAGGTTTTCAAATTTTTAGTTTGAATGAACTTACCAAGGTTAGCGATGAGGGGGTTAGGTTCAAATCTCATATTGATGGTTCATATCACTTCTTCACTCCAGATGATGTTGTTAAAATACAACTCATCTTCGGATCAAACATAATTATGCAGTTGGATGAACCAGTAAAACCTGAAACAGATTATTCATACACCAAAGAAGCAACTCGGAGAACAATGCTATGGGCTAAAAGGTCTCTAGAAACTTTTAGAGAATTGAAAGGTAAAATTGTGAGAAAATCAATTTACAAGGAAGATAAAAACTTTGAAGTTATGAGAGATAAAAACTTTCTCTTCGGAATAGTTCAAGGAGGATTCTTCAAGGATTTGAGAAGGCAAAGTGTAGAGGAACTTACCGAACTTGAACTTGATGGGTATGCGATAGGAGGATTAAGCGTAGGAGAGAAGAAAGAGGTTATGTATGACATTCTTTCATATACCAGTCCGTTACTACCTAACAATAAACCGAGGTACCTTATGGGCGTTGGAACACCTGAAGACATTGTAATGGCGGTTATGAACGGAGTTGATATGTTTGATTGTGTTTTTCCAACAAGGGCTGGTAGAAGAGGCTTATTCTTCACCTCAATCGGTAGGATAAACATAAGAAATAAAAAGTATGAGGAAGATTTCTCATCACCAGACCCAAACTGTGATTGCTACACTTGTAGAAACTATACAAAAGCGTATATAAGACACCTTATAAGGTCTGACGAAATGCTAGGATACAGACTCGTTACGATCCACAACCTACACTACATCAAAAACCTTATGAAGTCAATAAGAGAGAGTATTCTAAACCAAACATTTGAACACCTATCCAAAAAGGTCCTTGAAATATACTCAAAGGATGATAGAATTGACTCCTAG
- the secY gene encoding preprotein translocase subunit SecY gives MIQAFLNIFKVESLRNRVLFTLFILIVFRIGTTIPVPGVDYSVLSLYYERFGQGNLGILEFFNLFAGGALANISIFALGVMPYISSLIIIQLLVYVIPTLEKISKEPDGRRKIMQYARIGTIPLAIVESWGLSIYFVRGLKSEIFARTGLSLYPDTFLFYLSFIVTVTAGTMFLIWMGEQITERGIGNGISLIIMAGIVARIPESIYNLFRQLQASGTVEITMIIVVLLFLGVIIFVVWFEQSLRKIPVSYAKRVVGRKVYGGQSTYIPFKLNPAGVVAIIFASAVMTFPQQVLTFFGGSDLPIVRTIAAWLSFEGWLYIVLYMLLVIFFSYFYTFIQFNPQELAETLQKNGGFIPGIRAGEPTHRFLNDTLNRILVPGSIIVGLIAVLPNIIYGSLNVPTYIAYLMGGTSLLIMVGVALDTLTQIESQLVVHHYDGFLKKGRIRGRGTRYV, from the coding sequence ATGATACAAGCATTTTTAAACATATTCAAAGTGGAGTCTCTTAGAAACAGAGTGCTATTTACTTTGTTCATACTTATAGTTTTTAGGATAGGGACTACCATTCCTGTGCCAGGGGTAGATTACTCAGTGTTATCGTTGTACTATGAAAGGTTTGGACAAGGCAATCTCGGAATACTTGAGTTTTTTAACTTATTCGCTGGTGGTGCGCTAGCAAACATAAGTATATTCGCCCTTGGTGTAATGCCATATATAAGCTCACTCATTATTATACAATTACTTGTGTATGTTATACCAACTCTTGAGAAGATTTCAAAAGAACCTGACGGAAGAAGAAAGATAATGCAATATGCTAGGATAGGGACAATACCTTTAGCGATAGTTGAGTCTTGGGGGTTGAGTATATACTTTGTCAGAGGACTAAAATCTGAGATATTTGCAAGGACAGGTTTATCTCTATATCCTGACACTTTTCTGTTCTATCTGAGCTTTATAGTAACTGTTACTGCTGGAACTATGTTCCTCATATGGATGGGAGAACAAATAACGGAGAGAGGAATAGGTAACGGAATATCATTAATCATTATGGCAGGTATAGTTGCAAGAATACCTGAATCTATATATAACCTGTTTAGGCAACTTCAAGCATCTGGAACGGTAGAGATAACTATGATAATAGTTGTCCTATTATTCCTAGGAGTTATTATATTTGTGGTTTGGTTTGAGCAATCGCTTAGAAAGATACCTGTTAGTTATGCCAAAAGAGTTGTAGGAAGAAAAGTCTATGGAGGTCAGAGCACCTATATACCATTTAAGCTTAATCCTGCTGGTGTAGTTGCTATAATATTTGCGTCTGCAGTTATGACATTCCCTCAGCAGGTTCTTACCTTCTTTGGAGGAAGTGATCTACCGATAGTAAGAACAATTGCAGCATGGTTGTCCTTTGAAGGATGGTTATATATAGTGCTTTATATGTTGCTAGTTATTTTCTTTTCATACTTTTACACATTCATTCAGTTTAATCCTCAGGAGCTTGCTGAAACTCTCCAAAAGAATGGAGGTTTCATTCCCGGTATAAGAGCTGGGGAGCCTACTCACAGATTTCTTAACGATACACTAAACAGAATACTCGTTCCCGGATCTATAATAGTAGGATTAATAGCGGTATTACCAAACATAATATACGGTTCTCTGAATGTTCCAACATATATAGCATATCTTATGGGAGGCACATCTCTCCTGATAATGGTAGGTGTAGCACTTGATACTCTTACCCAGATTGAGTCTCAACTCGTAGTTCATCATTATGATGGTTTCCTTAAGAAGGGAAGGATAAGAGGCAGGGGGACAAGATATGTATAG
- a CDS encoding TrpB-like pyridoxal phosphate-dependent enzyme — translation MNRLILPQRDIPKSWYNILADLPEPLDPPLNPVTKKPVSPSDLEVIFPPQLIEQEVSSKRWIDIPEEVLKKYLMWRPTPLHRAYNLERYLETPAIILYKNESVSPPGSHKPNTAIPQAYYNSISGVKRLTTETGAGQWGSSLAFAGSLFGLEIIVYMVKVSYNSKPYRRVLMETWGAKVLASPSERTNFGRKVLSEDPENPGSLGIAISEAIEEAVGDKSTNYSLGSVLNHVLLHQTIIGLEAKEQLKREGLYPDIIIGCIGGGSNFSGLALPFVFDKITKKKKTRIIAVEPKSCPSVTRGKYAYDFGDTAGMTPLIKMHTLGHEFVPPSIHAGGLRYHGMAPIVSKLYELGLIEARAYSQNEVFEAGVIFARTEGILPAPETTHAVKAAIDEAIQARKENKKKVILFNLSGHGHFDLKAYDDYLNRNLPDHEPTDDELMEGFRSIPS, via the coding sequence ATGAATAGGTTAATTTTACCCCAAAGAGATATTCCTAAATCTTGGTATAACATTCTTGCTGACTTACCAGAACCGTTAGACCCACCTTTAAACCCTGTGACTAAGAAGCCAGTATCTCCATCGGACCTTGAGGTGATATTCCCTCCGCAGCTAATAGAACAAGAAGTGTCTTCTAAAAGGTGGATAGATATTCCTGAAGAAGTTCTCAAAAAGTATCTGATGTGGCGACCTACTCCCTTGCATAGAGCGTATAACTTGGAGAGATATTTGGAAACACCTGCGATAATACTTTACAAGAACGAGTCTGTCTCACCACCAGGCTCTCACAAACCTAACACTGCGATACCTCAAGCATACTACAACAGCATTTCAGGTGTAAAGCGTCTAACTACCGAGACAGGTGCGGGTCAGTGGGGCAGTTCTCTAGCATTTGCTGGCTCGCTTTTCGGATTAGAAATAATAGTTTATATGGTTAAGGTAAGCTACAATAGCAAACCCTACAGAAGAGTCCTTATGGAGACATGGGGTGCCAAGGTTCTTGCTAGCCCATCTGAAAGGACAAACTTTGGTAGAAAGGTTCTGTCCGAAGATCCAGAGAACCCAGGTAGCCTAGGTATAGCAATAAGTGAAGCAATAGAAGAAGCCGTAGGTGATAAGAGTACTAACTATTCCCTTGGTAGTGTTCTAAACCATGTTCTTCTCCATCAAACCATAATAGGTCTTGAAGCGAAAGAACAACTCAAGAGAGAGGGATTGTATCCTGACATTATTATCGGTTGCATAGGTGGGGGGTCAAACTTCTCTGGGCTTGCATTACCTTTCGTGTTTGACAAGATAACGAAGAAGAAAAAAACTAGAATAATCGCAGTAGAACCTAAGTCTTGTCCTTCCGTTACTAGGGGTAAATACGCTTATGATTTTGGCGACACTGCTGGTATGACGCCTCTTATTAAAATGCATACACTAGGTCATGAGTTTGTGCCACCTTCAATACACGCAGGAGGTCTTAGGTATCATGGTATGGCTCCGATTGTTAGCAAGCTCTACGAGCTTGGGCTTATAGAGGCAAGAGCTTATAGTCAGAATGAAGTATTTGAGGCTGGAGTAATCTTTGCTAGAACAGAGGGTATCCTCCCCGCACCTGAAACAACGCACGCAGTCAAAGCAGCGATAGACGAGGCAATACAAGCAAGGAAGGAAAACAAGAAGAAAGTTATACTATTTAATCTGTCAGGACACGGACATTTTGACTTAAAGGCTTACGATGACTACTTGAATAGAAACTTACCTGACCATGAACCTACCGACGATGAACTAATGGAAGGTTTTAGAAGCATTCCTTCTTGA
- a CDS encoding SpoIIE family protein phosphatase, producing the protein MEYAYLIIFFIVAIFVVFIFSYTFRGIKKQSLTTSKMNLAKRFLTLCYNAIPMITLSSTHQHPHKPYDKHKSFIESIDDLLIELIKLLQKLFEARVVVVFKSSKGNFSYHSSTDPFFPFMTGISKFIDLISRMKISDLLDESIIDSLSRSKNKHRFAIPSNISVFKSKEILKVLKEINADFAVFIPIYKENDITYLIIVLTNEFRVYDELKVIVNLLIDFISIFLIYVHSRQTLNDILSKCTMSGSIEGLGILSFEMVFDTKTWQVLERSCDEKTFNRVYNLIDIETLKKSVARGDRVVNMHSTFEREGGGTSFLNVIAELISENKLRVKASEFEQTSIQILDDVLIRISEMIEFPIVIFDKYNKKILKLNRKFREIFQGYEEHDNIETLMSSLKYISEGKVIQSGVVFTPKNVSVDETRLGGLLFYPLQMVDQRVAMNLYDEAMKIRKLVSSMNLYESQSNYKNIEFYARYQPSDRIIEVGGDFFVVREAGKKSFIGVFDISGHSLSSGFLAVNVKSFVERSLSESKSITKTAEELNNFIFSLNENEPDAFSYITGVLCEVDVERMEFKFISAGHKYGVTLKDDGIITFQDITHPSKPLGIKKDQKFEPTTITISDNDKFFLYTDGIVELEDKKGHNVDEAKVIDLIVFCRSLSIKETIDEIFSYIRGLRELNVKDDFVILGFKAKA; encoded by the coding sequence ATGGAATATGCCTATTTGATAATCTTTTTTATAGTTGCCATTTTTGTAGTTTTCATATTCAGTTATACATTCAGAGGTATAAAAAAGCAAAGTCTTACTACTTCAAAGATGAACCTAGCAAAAAGGTTTCTAACTCTCTGTTATAATGCCATACCTATGATAACACTTTCATCTACGCATCAGCACCCTCACAAACCTTACGATAAACACAAAAGTTTTATAGAATCAATTGATGACCTTTTAATTGAGTTAATTAAACTACTTCAGAAGTTGTTTGAAGCAAGAGTTGTAGTAGTATTCAAATCGTCAAAAGGTAATTTCAGTTATCATTCGTCAACCGATCCATTCTTCCCATTTATGACGGGTATATCAAAATTTATAGACCTAATATCAAGAATGAAGATATCTGATTTACTAGATGAGAGTATCATTGACTCGTTGTCAAGGTCAAAGAATAAACACAGATTTGCAATACCTAGCAATATATCTGTTTTTAAATCAAAAGAAATACTTAAGGTTCTAAAGGAGATAAATGCTGACTTTGCTGTTTTTATACCAATATACAAAGAAAACGATATAACATACCTTATAATAGTTCTTACCAACGAGTTTAGGGTTTATGACGAATTGAAGGTCATAGTTAACTTGCTCATAGACTTTATATCAATATTCTTAATCTACGTTCATAGCAGACAGACTCTTAATGATATACTATCCAAATGTACTATGAGTGGTTCTATTGAAGGGTTAGGGATATTGTCTTTTGAAATGGTATTTGATACAAAAACATGGCAGGTTTTAGAAAGAAGTTGTGATGAAAAAACCTTTAATAGAGTTTACAATCTGATTGACATTGAAACTCTAAAGAAATCCGTAGCAAGAGGGGATAGGGTAGTTAATATGCATAGCACATTTGAACGCGAAGGTGGCGGGACTAGTTTCTTAAACGTTATTGCCGAACTAATATCAGAAAACAAACTTCGGGTCAAAGCATCAGAATTTGAACAAACCTCTATTCAGATACTTGACGATGTTCTGATAAGAATTTCTGAGATGATAGAATTTCCAATAGTTATCTTCGACAAGTATAACAAGAAGATTCTCAAACTTAACAGGAAGTTTAGAGAGATATTTCAAGGATACGAGGAACATGATAACATTGAAACACTTATGTCAAGCCTGAAGTATATTTCAGAAGGTAAAGTTATACAGTCAGGAGTTGTATTTACTCCTAAGAATGTATCAGTCGACGAGACACGACTTGGTGGATTATTGTTTTATCCTTTACAAATGGTTGATCAAAGAGTCGCTATGAACCTATACGATGAAGCAATGAAGATAAGAAAGTTAGTCTCATCTATGAACCTATACGAGTCACAGTCCAATTACAAGAACATTGAATTTTACGCTAGGTATCAACCTTCGGATAGGATCATTGAGGTTGGTGGAGATTTCTTCGTAGTTAGGGAAGCGGGTAAAAAATCATTTATTGGAGTGTTTGACATATCCGGTCATAGTCTATCTTCAGGTTTTCTTGCTGTGAATGTCAAAAGTTTCGTTGAAAGGAGTCTTTCTGAAAGCAAGAGCATAACAAAAACCGCAGAAGAACTCAATAACTTCATATTCTCACTTAACGAAAATGAACCAGATGCATTCTCTTACATTACTGGAGTCCTGTGTGAAGTTGATGTTGAAAGGATGGAGTTTAAGTTTATATCGGCCGGGCATAAATATGGTGTTACACTGAAGGATGATGGAATAATAACATTTCAAGACATTACTCACCCATCCAAACCTTTAGGTATCAAAAAAGATCAGAAATTTGAGCCAACTACGATAACAATATCAGATAATGATAAATTCTTCTTGTATACAGATGGTATAGTTGAACTTGAAGATAAGAAGGGACATAACGTTGATGAAGCGAAGGTAATAGACCTGATAGTTTTCTGTAGGTCTTTATCTATAAAGGAAACGATAGATGAAATATTCTCTTACATAAGGGGACTTAGGGAATTGAATGTAAAAGACGACTTCGTAATACTCGGTTTTAAGGCTAAGGCTTAA
- a CDS encoding polymer-forming cytoskeletal protein: MPPKQEGLINSIIGEGSVFQGKFYVNGSIQIDGKFEGEISTNDQILIGETGKVKTDVLRAKSVVVSGVVIGGIESQESVKLTETGRVLGNIITPQLEVKPGVILKGEVIITAGQKKDVDKILEDAYNSGPSIPQMMKETEKKFEL, translated from the coding sequence ATGCCACCAAAACAAGAAGGGCTTATAAATAGCATCATAGGTGAAGGATCAGTGTTTCAAGGGAAGTTCTATGTCAATGGTTCAATACAGATAGATGGTAAATTTGAAGGAGAAATATCAACAAACGATCAAATATTGATAGGAGAGACTGGTAAGGTAAAAACCGATGTATTGAGAGCTAAGAGTGTTGTAGTCTCTGGCGTTGTAATAGGAGGAATAGAATCTCAGGAGTCTGTCAAACTGACAGAAACTGGAAGGGTTCTAGGGAATATAATCACACCTCAACTTGAAGTAAAACCTGGAGTTATACTCAAAGGAGAAGTTATAATAACTGCAGGTCAGAAGAAGGATGTTGATAAGATACTTGAAGATGCTTACAACTCAGGCCCCTCAATACCTCAAATGATGAAAGAAACAGAAAAAAAGTTTGAACTATAA
- the clpB gene encoding ATP-dependent chaperone ClpB: protein MNLSRLTVKSREALQKATEIADRNDNQEVNNEHLVSALIEDKDNLVFAILKNMEVRINELSREIQNLISQKPKIQGVSSTYIGSDLKKALDYSLEEANKFKDEFVSTEHLMLGIIRSANGQLKPTLEKYGITYNNFITLLKEIRGNKRVTDETPEGKYNALQKYTRDLTELARIGKLDPVIGRDSEIRRTIQILLRRTKNNPVLIGEAGVGKTAIVEGIAKRIVDNDVPEGLKSKRILALDLGALIAGTKFRGEFEERLKAVINEIVESNGEIILFIDEIHMIVGAGAAEGALDAGNMLKPALARGEIKVIGATTINEYRKYIEKDKALERRFQPVFVAEPSVEDTIAILRGIKEKYEVHHGVKISDKALVSAAVLSHRYITDRFLPDKAIDLVDESASRIRMEIDSMPQEIDELNRSIMRLEIEKHALEKDNSQEAKERLSKITLELQELQNKLNILRAKWQKEKEIISRIKTLKEEIDTLTTLEDRYIREANYNKVAELRYGLKPQKQKEIDELTSKLKDLQKDGSLLREEVTEEDVARIVSEWTGVPVKRMLESERERLVRMEEEIKKRVVGQDHAVEAVSNTIRRARAGIQDENRPLGSFLFLGPTGVGKTELAKTLAWFLFDTEKAMIRIDMSEYMEKHSVARLIGAPPGYVGYEEGGQLTEAVRRRPYSVVLFDEIEKAHPDVFNVLLQILDDGRLTDGQGRTVDFKNTIIIMTSNLLTELISNINPDQINESLKERIVKELTKFFRPEFVNRIDEILVFRKLSSEHIKKIIDIQLDRVKERLKDKKIILEISESVKEYIAKVGYDEVFGARPLKRAIQRELLDKLSLHIISGKIKEGDRVKVEYDGSNIVFKTN from the coding sequence ATGAACCTTTCAAGGCTAACTGTGAAATCAAGAGAGGCTTTACAGAAAGCAACTGAAATAGCGGATAGAAACGATAACCAGGAAGTGAATAATGAACATCTTGTGTCTGCTTTAATAGAGGATAAAGATAATCTCGTTTTCGCGATACTAAAGAATATGGAGGTTAGGATAAATGAACTATCCAGAGAGATTCAAAACCTTATATCGCAAAAGCCAAAGATACAAGGAGTGAGTAGCACTTACATTGGGAGTGATTTGAAGAAGGCTTTGGATTATTCACTAGAAGAAGCAAACAAATTCAAAGACGAGTTCGTATCAACTGAACATCTGATGCTTGGTATCATACGAAGCGCAAACGGACAACTGAAACCTACGCTAGAAAAGTATGGTATAACATACAATAATTTTATCACACTACTCAAGGAAATAAGAGGTAATAAGAGAGTTACTGATGAAACACCAGAGGGGAAATATAACGCTCTCCAGAAATACACAAGAGACTTAACAGAACTTGCTAGGATTGGAAAACTAGACCCTGTGATTGGTAGAGATAGTGAAATAAGAAGGACTATACAGATCCTTTTAAGGAGGACGAAAAACAATCCTGTCTTGATTGGTGAGGCTGGGGTCGGTAAGACTGCGATAGTTGAAGGTATTGCCAAAAGGATTGTTGATAATGATGTCCCAGAAGGTCTCAAAAGTAAGAGAATACTCGCTCTTGACTTAGGTGCTCTAATTGCTGGAACAAAATTTAGAGGAGAGTTTGAAGAAAGACTTAAGGCAGTCATAAACGAGATAGTAGAGTCAAATGGGGAAATTATACTCTTTATTGATGAGATACATATGATTGTAGGTGCTGGAGCAGCAGAGGGAGCTTTGGATGCAGGTAATATGCTCAAACCAGCACTCGCAAGAGGTGAAATAAAAGTAATCGGTGCTACCACAATAAATGAGTATAGAAAGTATATAGAAAAGGATAAGGCTTTAGAAAGGAGGTTCCAACCTGTTTTTGTTGCGGAACCTTCAGTTGAGGACACGATAGCAATATTAAGAGGAATAAAGGAGAAATATGAGGTTCATCACGGTGTCAAGATATCAGACAAAGCCCTAGTATCTGCGGCAGTTCTTTCGCATAGGTATATAACAGATAGATTCCTTCCGGACAAAGCAATTGACCTAGTTGATGAATCCGCTTCTAGGATAAGAATGGAAATAGATAGCATGCCACAAGAAATTGATGAACTAAACAGAAGTATTATGAGACTTGAGATAGAAAAACACGCTCTTGAGAAGGATAACTCACAAGAAGCGAAGGAGAGACTTTCAAAGATTACATTGGAACTTCAAGAATTGCAGAATAAATTAAATATTCTCAGAGCAAAGTGGCAGAAAGAGAAAGAAATTATATCTAGGATAAAGACACTAAAAGAAGAGATAGATACTCTCACTACTCTAGAGGATAGATACATAAGAGAAGCAAACTATAACAAAGTTGCAGAGTTAAGGTATGGTCTTAAGCCACAGAAACAGAAAGAGATTGATGAACTCACAAGTAAGTTAAAAGATCTCCAAAAGGATGGCTCTCTATTACGCGAAGAAGTTACAGAAGAGGATGTCGCTAGAATTGTCTCTGAATGGACTGGTGTTCCTGTTAAAAGGATGCTTGAGAGTGAAAGGGAAAGGCTTGTAAGAATGGAAGAAGAAATAAAGAAAAGAGTTGTTGGACAAGACCATGCGGTTGAGGCAGTATCCAACACTATAAGAAGAGCAAGGGCAGGCATTCAGGACGAAAACAGACCTCTTGGTTCTTTTCTTTTTCTAGGACCTACAGGTGTCGGTAAGACAGAGCTTGCAAAAACACTCGCTTGGTTTCTGTTTGACACAGAAAAGGCGATGATAAGAATTGATATGTCAGAGTATATGGAGAAGCATTCTGTTGCTAGGCTTATAGGAGCACCTCCAGGCTATGTCGGATACGAAGAAGGAGGACAACTCACAGAAGCAGTAAGAAGAAGACCGTATTCTGTAGTACTATTTGATGAGATTGAGAAAGCACATCCGGATGTATTTAATGTTTTACTACAGATTCTTGATGATGGTAGGCTTACCGATGGTCAAGGTAGAACTGTTGATTTCAAAAATACAATTATCATTATGACATCAAACCTTCTGACAGAGCTTATCTCTAACATCAACCCAGACCAGATAAACGAGAGTCTCAAGGAGAGAATAGTGAAGGAACTTACAAAATTCTTTAGACCAGAGTTTGTGAACAGAATTGACGAAATACTTGTGTTCAGAAAACTATCATCGGAACATATAAAGAAGATAATTGATATTCAATTGGATAGAGTAAAAGAGAGGCTTAAAGATAAGAAAATAATTCTAGAAATTAGCGAGTCTGTGAAGGAATACATTGCGAAGGTAGGATACGATGAAGTATTTGGAGCAAGACCACTCAAAAGGGCTATTCAAAGGGAACTCCTTGACAAACTTTCACTCCATATTATAAGCGGTAAGATAAAAGAGGGGGACAGAGTAAAGGTAGAGTATGACGGAAGTAACATAGTTTTTAAAACAAACTAG
- a CDS encoding FAD-dependent oxidoreductase: MYSIAVLGGGYAGVKLTKGLLDYSKNSSVKYKVVLIDRNDFQCLLPSLPAAISNRLEKIIIKYEEAFGGYSNFEFVKGEIDWVNFSSKTVVLADGREVKYDHAVLCFGVQPTDFGIDGVRQYSIMFWNEKDLEKYMSKLKMFIEQNKSPKIVIVGAGPVGVEVASETYHYLRSKKIIPNITIIEAKDRCLPTLPANFAKSIEDYLTKRSINLVYNSAVCKVDDKKAYTSDNKEIDYDILLWCSGVSANRILKQMEDKAGIKFERGPQGRLIVDEFLRVKNFKDVWAVGDTAVPENQNTTPIPLAQFAIQMAEVASFNIPRSLEGKELQKLHLSFKGIVVQMSKYSAGAMLKFPFEITIPPSIFGVFLRKFVDYNYIFSIGAKPHRYPL; encoded by the coding sequence ATGTATAGTATAGCAGTCCTAGGTGGAGGATATGCTGGAGTGAAACTAACCAAAGGACTTCTAGACTATTCCAAAAATTCATCTGTTAAGTACAAGGTAGTACTTATTGATAGAAATGACTTTCAGTGTCTTTTACCTTCGCTGCCTGCGGCAATATCTAATCGACTTGAGAAAATAATAATAAAATATGAGGAGGCCTTTGGTGGTTATAGTAACTTTGAGTTTGTTAAAGGTGAGATTGATTGGGTCAATTTTAGTAGTAAAACTGTTGTTCTTGCAGATGGTAGAGAAGTAAAATATGACCATGCAGTCTTATGTTTCGGAGTTCAGCCAACAGACTTTGGAATAGATGGGGTAAGACAGTATTCAATAATGTTCTGGAATGAGAAGGATCTTGAAAAATATATGTCAAAACTCAAAATGTTTATAGAACAAAATAAATCTCCTAAAATAGTAATAGTCGGTGCTGGTCCTGTTGGAGTAGAGGTTGCATCAGAAACGTATCATTATTTGAGGAGTAAAAAAATAATCCCAAACATAACCATAATAGAAGCCAAAGATAGATGCTTACCAACTCTACCAGCTAACTTCGCTAAATCAATTGAAGATTACTTGACTAAAAGAAGTATAAATCTAGTATATAATTCTGCAGTTTGTAAAGTTGATGATAAAAAGGCTTATACGAGTGATAACAAAGAGATTGATTATGACATTCTACTTTGGTGTAGCGGTGTTTCTGCTAATAGAATATTAAAGCAGATGGAAGACAAAGCGGGAATTAAATTTGAAAGGGGACCTCAGGGTAGGTTAATAGTAGATGAATTTCTTAGAGTCAAAAATTTCAAAGATGTATGGGCTGTAGGTGATACTGCTGTTCCAGAAAACCAGAATACTACCCCAATACCACTTGCTCAATTCGCAATTCAAATGGCAGAAGTGGCAAGCTTTAATATACCAAGAAGCCTTGAAGGAAAGGAACTACAAAAATTACATCTTTCATTTAAGGGTATAGTAGTTCAAATGTCAAAATACTCTGCAGGAGCAATGCTCAAGTTCCCGTTTGAAATTACAATACCTCCTAGTATATTCGGAGTATTTCTAAGGAAATTTGTAGATTACAATTATATATTTTCAATAGGAGCTAAACCCCATAGATATCCTTTATAA